A genomic stretch from Penicillium digitatum chromosome 4, complete sequence includes:
- a CDS encoding Serine/threonine/tyrosine-protein kinase → MWHRLGLRKLWQGRDDHRDTTSGESQDEISPRPSSDNSRAKQDNLTRRLSRKVGVGLPRTTHFNRQSSDLERLTPREPDIRRALSADRRPLSSPKSRSPPPTVGPRKSAPEVQWLGPTPTTTVDDAPEPESEPNDAHEINDISESSNPHSEITTDNFDVTEDDDYSMDLDMELEQRWILNLSMHFRDGSEREKFFVTYAETPNRWRRVTISCDYHDAQPYSLERELKELRYQRDKCARIYESIRESLLAIQFYEGVTNLRLETSDGRLHVHVTEDVNETIPYPPISCIRHLVNAPIIPEDSLHFESHLSGFVYKINMDGRFYIKKEIPGPDTVDEFLYEINALHALKDRPSVIQVEGIVVDEWRGVVKGLLITYAEKGALVDILYEQRGRTSFARRERWAKQIVQGLCEIHESGYVQGDFTLANIVVDADDNAKIIDINRRGCPVGWEPPEIAAMIESNQRISMYIGVKTDLFQLGMTLWALAMEEDEPERQPRPLRLGDDVKIPEYYRQIVAICLSPTPRHRLSAKDLLSKFPPLPEARVSTPIQSLETIANDSRHLPFSNWALPQPSELGQTFPKGMMQQDNHDYPQKEFSGNSHDEMAHPIFSESHDLVKQSTITLAELNGDMGFSSKPSSSSTLNHHESHNHYEYIEFPRHFDDGSSPYHSDSQRPEDTLVSQIRSMGNGFHSHTLEPPVFSNKSNSLETAPMNNQQETPDQPIYNDSRALVSTEITAPPLPEVSISLVESQDQEALNRPFPKPANDEVDLETSALPISPTFRDYGTSSDNQAIHFSTGPSSIKHTNQEGDQPCARATTDKCDLESSHLPLGPTFRDPASLIGLQQNAPKLVNSSPKEPPKQKCADLPCAKIEIKPKFSEPLPTSSSLSLSELPINPTFRSSGASIGALGTTSSPNSLPVQLSTQNGVDQPRTDATTYVKPTLTTPQGSKNSQPFPSSPINPTLARSGPSLELPSAPRVVESSPIEPPKQTHPSSPYANTGVKPKFTEPSPSTSTLASSELPINPTFRSSETSINISSAPSSQGPSPIETPKPDHAVMPRENDITPTSSPKSSRFPSMHISSLRHTGASIGSLGTPFAASPSVFRIGLLRRPWEKPSANYPDLKSASTMSPGSASSIGNSQTLRKPENAILPAKTHPIESQRNEPCGQSSSTMAGINHTQANLLNSNSSLLRSKLPISPAHSNSKAGSTYAEVEMARAVQGPPSSQAKPSISRFSSN, encoded by the coding sequence ATGTGGCACCGGTTGGGTTTGCGAAAATTATGGCAGGGCCGCGATGATCACCGAGACACGACTTCCGGGGAGAGTCAAGACGAAATTTCTCCCCGCCCTTCTTCTGACAACTCGCGCGCTAAGCAAGACAACTTGACCCGTCGACTCTCGCGAAAAGTTGGCGTCGGTCTACCACGAACTACTCACTTTAATCGGCAGAGCTCTGATCTCGAGCGACTGACTCCTCGGGAACCAGATATCCGCCGTGCCCTCTCCGCCGACCGTCGCCCTTTAAGTTCCCCGAAAAGCAGGTCTCCACCACCAACCGTGGGCCCCAGAAAGTCCGCGCCCGAGGTTCAGTGGCTCGGCCCGACACCTACAACCACGGTCGATGACGCCCCCGAACCAGAATCCGAACCGAACGATGCCCACGAGATCAACGATATTTCTGAAAGCTCGAACCCCCATTCCGAAATAACGACGGATAATTTCGACGTAACGGAGGATGATGATTACTCaatggatttggatatggagcTGGAACAACGATGGATTTTGAACCTAAGCATGCACTTCCGAGATGGGTCGGAGCGGGAGAAATTCTTCGTGACGTACGCAGAGACACCGAACCGATGGCGCCGAGTGACGATTTCCTGCGATTATCACGACGCACAACCGTATTCACTAGAGCGGGAactgaaggaactgcggtaCCAGCGCGACAAGTGTGCGCGGATCTACGAATCCATTCGCGAGTCCCTTCTTGCGATCCAATTCTATGAAGGTGTCACGAATCTCAGGCTAGAGACGAGCGATGGCCGCTTACACGTTCATGTGACGGAGGACGTAAACGAAACAATCCCATACCCGCCCATCTCCTGTATCAGGCATTTGGTCAACGCTCCTATCATCCCCGAAGACTCGTTGCACTTCGAATCTCATTTATCCGGATTTGTTTACAAAATAAACATGGATGGGCGTTTCTATATCAAGAAAGAGATACCTGGTCCCGATACCGTGGACGAGTTCCTCTATGAGATTAACGCTTTGCATGCGCTGAAAGACCGCCCAAGCGTGATCCAGGTGGAAGGAATCGTGGTAGATGAATGGCGAGGTGTCGTCAAGGGCTTGCTAATTACCTATGCAGAAAAGGGCGCACTGGTTGACATTCTCTACGAGCAACGCGGAAGAACGAGCTTTGCACGACGCGAGCGATGGGCAAAGCAGATTGTCCAGGGCCTCTGCGAGATTCACGAATCGGGCTACGTGCAGGGCGATTTCACACTCGCGAATATTGTGGTCGACGCAGACGACAATGCCAAAATTATTGACATCAACCGCAGAGGGTGCCCAGTGGGGTGGGAGCCCCCGGAAATTGCCGCTATGATTGAAAGCAACCAGCGCATCTCCATGTACATTGGAGTCAAAACTGATCTCTTCCAACTGGGTATGACGCTGTGGGCATTGGCGATGGAGGAGGACGAACCTGAACGACAACCGCGACCTCTTCGACTAGGCGATGACGTGAAAATTCCAGAATATTACCGACAGATAGTGGCCATCTGTTTAAGCCCGACTCCGCGACATAGGCTCTCAGCGAAGGATCTTCTCTCTAAGTTCCCCCCACTACCGGAGGCACGGGTATCAACACCTATTCAGTCACTGGAGACCATTGCCAATGATTCTAGGCATTTGCCATTTAGCAACTGGGCTCTGCCTCAGCCTTCTGAACTTGGCCAGACATTTCCAAAGGGTATGATGCAACAAGATAACCACGATTACCCTCAAAAGGAGTTTTCGGGAAATTCCCATGATGAGATGGCACACCCCATTTTCTCTGAAAGCCACGACCTCGTCAAGCAATCAACAATAACTCTAGCAGAACTCAATGGAGACATGGGATTCTCATCTAagccatcttcttcctctaCTTTGAATCACCACGAATCTCACAACCATTACGAGTACATTGAGTTTCCCCGCCACTTTGATGATGGCTCGTCGCCCTACCACTCTGACAGTCAGAGACCGGAAGATACTCTAGTTTCTCAGATAAGATCAATGGGCAATGGCTTTCACAGCCACACATTGGAACCACCAGTTTTCTCGAATAAATCTAACTCTCTCGAAACTGCCCCCATGAACAATCAGCAAGAGACACCTGACCAACCGATCTATAACGATTCCCGTGCTTTAGTCAGCACTGAAATTACTGCGCCTCCACTCCCCGAGGTCAGCATATCTCTTGTTGAGTCACAGGATCAGGAGGCTCTGAATCGACCATTTCCAAAGCCTGCCAACGACGAGGTTGACCTCGAAACCTCAGCTTTGCCCATTAGCCCTACTTTTCGTGACTACGGTACATCAAGTGACAACCAGGCCATACATTTTTCGACCGGTCCATCTTCAATTAAGCATACAAATCAGGAAGGCGATCAGCCATGTGCTAGGGCTACCACTGACAAGTGTGACCTTGAATCCTCACATTTGCCCCTCGGCCCTACTTTCCGTGATCCTGCAAGTTTGATCGGCCTTCAACAAAACGCCCCTAAATTGGTGAATTCCTCTCCCAAGGAACCCCCAAAGCAGAAGTGTGCCGATTTGCCATGCGCAAAAATCGAAATTAAACCTAAATTTTCTGAGCCATTGCCCACATCATCATCTCTGTCCCTCTCGGAACTACCTATCAACCCTACTTTCCGTTCTTCTGGAGCTTCTATCGGTGCACTGGGTACCACTTCATCGCCGAACTCTTTGCCTGTTCAACTGTCAACACAGAATGGCGTGGATCAGCCACGTACAGATGCCACCACCTATGTCAAGCCCACACTCACAACACCACAAGGCTCAAAAAATTCCCAGCCTTTCCCGTCGTCGCCTATCAATCCAACCCTAGCTCGCTCTGGGCCTTCGCTCGAGCTTCCGAGCGCCCCTCGAGTAGTGGAATCTTCTCCTATTGAGCCACCAAAGCAGACTCATCCAAGTTCACCATACGCAAACACGGGCGTTAAACCTAAATTTACTGAGCCATCGCCCTCAACATCTACTCTGGCCTCTTCCGAATTGCCTATCAACCCAACCTTCCGTTCTTCCGAGACCTCCATCAACATTTCAAGCGCCCCTTCATCACAGGGTCCTTCTCCCATTGAAACGCCAAAGCCAGATCATGCGGTAATGCCACGTGAGAACGACATCACACCCACTTCATCGCCAAAATCATCTCGATTTCCTTCAATGCACATCTCGAGCCTCCGTCACACCGGGGCTTCCATCGGTTCTCTGGGTACGCCATTTGCAGCAAGTCCGTCTGTTTTTAGAATTGGACTGCTAAGACGGCCATGGGAAAAACCGTCTGCAAATTATCCAGACCTGAAATCCGCATCGACAATGTCACCAGGATCAGCCTCATCTATCGGGAACTCTCAGACTTTAAGGAAGCCAGAGAATGCCATTTTGCCGGCCAAAACACACCCCATAGAATCGCAGAGGAATGAACCTTGCGGCCAATCCAGCTCAACGATGGCCGGCATCAACCATACACAAGCAAATCTACTAAACTCCAACTCGAGTTTGCTGCGTTCGAAGTTGCCCATCAGCCCTGCTCATTCAAATTCGAAGGCTGGTTCCACTTATGCCGAGGTTGAGATGGCACGCGCTGTTCAGGGCCCACCTTCAAGTCAAGCTAAACCGAGCATTTCACGGTTTTCTTCGAATTGA